From a single Cotesia glomerata isolate CgM1 linkage group LG6, MPM_Cglom_v2.3, whole genome shotgun sequence genomic region:
- the LOC123267706 gene encoding uncharacterized protein CG1161, with amino-acid sequence MMKYKLIFIISLTYISVVVCQAKSYDDKRCKCICPSISSVINTTTPSNPTNKRMNFIGNVSPSDCNCDGVVLPKIKDQLNGQELIFCPRCECKYENRNTTIIKIVVIIVIWVISLLVIYMLFLICLEPLLNKRLRKSNSGGGYEEHTNEDDETIASNAAGTSHAMGVRGNVLNRVGHQQDKWKRQVREQRRNIYDRHTMLN; translated from the exons atgatgaagtataaattaatattcataatttCACTGACTTACATTTCAGTGGTAGTGTGTCAG GCGAAATCTTACGATGACAAAAGATGCAAGTGTATATGCCCAAGTATTTCTTCTGTGATCAACACGACAACGCCATCGAATCCAACAAACAAACGTATGAATTTCATAGGAAATGTTTCTCCATCTGATTG cAATTGCGACGGAGTTGTACTGCCAAAAATTAAAGATCAGCTGAATGGACAAGAACTTATTTTTTGCCCACGATGTgaatgtaaatatgaaaatcgTAATACAACAATCATTAAG ataGTTGTTATTATAGTAATATGGGTAATATCATTACTTGTAATCTACATGTTGTTTTTAATCTGCCTTGAGCCGTTATTAAACAAACGTCTGCGTAAAAGTAACAGTGGTGGTGGTTATGAAGAGCATACAAATGAAGAT GACGAAACAATAGCGTCAAACGCTGCGGGTACTTCTCACGCAATGGGAGTTCGAGGGAACGTGTTGAACCGCGTAGGTCACCAACAGGACAAATGGAAGCGGCAAGTTCGCGAGCAGCGTCGTAATATTTACGACAGACACACTATGCTAAATTAA
- the LOC123267022 gene encoding endoplasmic reticulum mannosyl-oligosaccharide 1,2-alpha-mannosidase produces MHSSSNIGPDYISLNINDFDINSRITSKSLWRQWNQLSRFQRNIFYILFGTVLILTFYFLSGSTNSNIDYEKLNLVKGTSNIAKLEELVLVDTGVHAEQVGNAETGDHDDNVDHLDHVEKEKAVDAQVIEEPEFQPEINQMDDDQIGEPPQPKPNVVKFSGPQNDRQKAVVKAFKHSWDGYVKYAWGHDNIKPISRGYHEWFGLGLTIVDSLDTMYMMGLNEDFAKARAWVSESLKFDLNRDVNLFEVTIRVLGGLLAIYHLSGDKLFLHKATDLGDRMMPAFSTSSGVPYSDVNLGTKSAHSPKWGPDSSTSEVTSIQLEFRDLSRSTGQPRFEAAAAKVSEHIHNLEKYDGLVPIFINANTGLFRKHATITLGARGDSYYEYLLKQWLQTGKTIDYLKEDYLLGISGTQKHLCKRTAKNKYLFIAELVGVSKDMKPKMDHLTCYLPGTLALGTHHGLTEEHMALAKELTATCYQTYAIQPTFLAPEITYFNVQGLNEDDNQLDMYVKSTDAHNLLRPEFIESLYYMWYFTGNKTYQDWGWQIFQAFENFTKVENGYTSIGNVRNPQNTRPRDMTESFWYAETLKYLYLLFDDTRQLIDLDRWIFNSEGHPLPIYEI; encoded by the exons atgcATTCATCCAGTAATATTGGTCCGGATTATATTAGCTTGAATATCAAtgattttgatattaattCTCGCATAACATCCAAAAGCCTCTGGAGG cAATGGAACCAGCTATCACGGTTTCAACGgaacatattttatattttatttggaaCGGTATTAATTCtaacgttttattttttatcgggTAGTACAAATTCAAATattgattatgaaaaattaaatttagttaaagGAACTTCTAACATAGCAAAG ctGGAAGAGTTAGTCTTAGTAGACACCGGTGTCCACGCAGAACAGGTCGGAAATGCCGAGACGGGAGATCATGATGACAATGTAGATCACCTCGATCAcgttgaaaaagaaaaagcaGTAGACGCTCAAGTGATAGAGGAGCCCGAATTCCAGCCAGAAATCAATCAGATGGATGATGATCAGATCGGAGAGCCCCCGCAGCCAAAGCCGAACGTGGTAAAATTCAGTGGTCCTCAAAATGACCGGCAGAAAGCTGTCGTTAAAGCTTTCAAGCACTCTTGGGACGGCTATGTTAAATATGCGTGGGGGCATGATAATATCAAGCCAATCTCCCGGGGTTACCACGAATGGTTTGGTCTAGGGCTCACTATTGTAGATTCTCTCGACACTATGTACATGATGGGTTTAAATGaag aTTTTGCAAAAGCTCGAGCGTGGGTCtcagaaagtttaaaatttgacCTAAACCGCGACGTAAACCTTTTCGAAGTAACAATCCGGGTTCTCGGTGGTCTCCTAGCAATTTACCATTTATCCGGCGACAAGTTATTCCTCCACAAAGCAACAGACCTCGGCGACCGTATGATGCCAGCGTTCTCCACAAGCTCTGGAGTTCCTTACTCTGACGTGAACTTGGGTACAAAAAGCGCTCACAGCCCAAAATGGGGCCCAGACAGCAGCACAAGCGAGGTGACCTCAATCCAATTAGAGTTCCGCGACTTGAGTCGCAGCACCGGTCAGCCGCGTTTTGAAGCTGCTGCTGCTAAGGTCTCCGAGCACATCCACAACCTGGAGAAATACGACGGCCTGGTGCCGATCTTCATAAACGCCAACACCGGGCTTTTTAGGAAACACGCGACAATAACTTTGGGAGCTCGCGGAGACAGTTACTACGAATATTTACTCAAGCAGTGGCTTCAAACAGGAAAAAcgattgattatttaaaagaagACTACCTCCTGGGTATCTCAGGAACGCAAAAACACTTGTGCAAACGCACTGCCAAGAACAAATACCTGTTCATCGCTGAGCTAGTGGGCGTTTCTAAAGACATGAAGCCCAAAATGGACCACTTAACTTGCTACCTGCCAGGGACTTTGGCTCTGGGGACTCACCACGGTCTCACTGAAGAGCACATGGCTCTCGCTAAGGAACTTACGGCCACTTGCTACCAAACTTACGCAATCCAGCCGACTTTCCTGGCTCCAGAGATCACGTACTTTAATGTACAAGGCCTCAATGAAGATGATAATCAACTAGACATGTATGTCAAGAGCACAGATGCGCACAATTTGCTAAGACCTGAATTTATTGAGAGCCTTTATTACATGTGGTACTTTACCGGCAACAAAACTTACCAGGATTGGGGCTGGCAGATATTCCAAGCGtttgaaaatttcactaaagTTGAGAACGGCTACACGAGCATTGGCAATGTTCGCAATCCCCAGAACACTAGGCCAAGAGACATGACCGAGAGCTTCTGGTATGCTGAGACTCTAAAGTACTTGTACTTGCTGTTTGATGACACCAGACAGCTGATTGACCTTGACAGGTGGATCTTTAATTCAGAGGGGCATCCCCTGCccatttatgaaatttaa